Proteins encoded within one genomic window of Triticum aestivum cultivar Chinese Spring chromosome 2D, IWGSC CS RefSeq v2.1, whole genome shotgun sequence:
- the LOC123054659 gene encoding uncharacterized protein isoform X2 — translation MTSEGNKAAAPNEPLPIEPLTSSGAKRKRGRPRKYEYSTYEQPHMAQPIQSIPPLRSALYNPNIRHDGVHINHTLGGTLDTKMHTVYVLPAQQTQGDRPSRPVESGSTIKFRENQVSSSSSAHVQGNLGKDVIIGKHFVGKMTKQCPGFSLITVRVKDNQVLRGWIPDETNLRPITPKDDLAPDLPMLQPSKLQKKASAIHRQAAPPLPVHLENVTIAKPLQMRRPVETSTAKHIIPPAPRPYVGSGVVAAAPVSVISGNVSKPLPKQDTGSLSQEASATVVPVTVKPAQPVLVSCRHVDQDVHVEGKSVPEFNSDSESSSGSKESSGQTPRDFPAAMGETEITSGSKEHSNTANSDQHICKEPSDNPEQSDEPKTETSILKGVDGSMTEASDDVQSAVKEDELKVDSKESRLTMTT, via the exons ATGACATCAGAAGGGAATAAAGCTGCTGCGCCTAATGAACCGCTGCCCATTGAGCCACTCACAAGCTCTGGTGCAAAGCGTAAGCGTGGTCGTCCAAGGAAGTACGAGTATTCTACATATGAACAGCCACACATGGCACAGCCCATTCAGAGCATTCCACCTCTTCGCAGTGCGCTGTATAACCCAAATATCCGACATGATGGGGTGCATATTAACCATACATTAGGTGGTACTCTTGACACTAAAATGCACACAGTTTATGTGCTGCCTGCACAGCAGACTCAAGGTGATAGGCCCAGTCGACCTGTAGAGTCTGGTAGTACAATCAAGTTTCGTGAAAATCAAGTCTCCAGCAGTAGTAGTGCTCATGTGCAAGGTAATTTAGGCAAGGATGTTATCATTGGCAAGCATTTTGTTGGAAAGATGACCAAGCAATGTCCTGGGTTTTCTCTTATTACGGTGAGAGTGAAGGACAATCAGGTGCTCAGAGGTTGGATCCCAGATGAAACTAACCTACGCCCAATAACACCGAAGGATGATCTTGCCCCTGACCTCCCCATGCTCCAACCAAGTAAACTTCAAAAGAAAGCATCTGCAATCCACAGACAAGCTGCTCCTCCCTTACCAGTCCACTTAGAGAACGTTACAATTGCAAAGCCTCTTCAGATGAGGAGGCCTGTGGAGACATCTACTGCTAAGCACATCATCCCTCCTGCTCCAAGACCTTACGTTGGTTCTGGGGTTGTTGCAGCAGCACCTGTTTCGGTTATATCTGGGAATGTATCAAAGCCTTTGCCCAAGCAAGACACTGGATCTTTGAGCCAAGAAGCATCAGCTACTGTGGTGCCAGTCACAGTTAAACCTGCTCAGCCTGTATTAGTATCATGCAGACACGTGGATCAAGATGTGCATGTTGAAGGAAAATCTGTCCCTGAGTTTAACAGTGATTCTGAATCTTCAAGTGGAAGCAAGGAGTCATCAG GCCAAACTCCGCGTGATTTTCCAGCTGCCATGGGTGAGACTGAGATAACATCAG GCtccaaagaacactcaaatactGCTAATAGCGACCAACATATTTGTAAGGAACCATCAG ATAACCCAGAACAGTCTGATGAACCAAAGACAGAGACTAGCATCCTGAAAGGAGTTGATGGCTCAATGACAGAAGCCTCAG ATGATGTTCAATCTGCTGTTAAGGAAGACGAACTGAAGGTTGACAGCAAAGAAAGCAGGCTGACAATGACGACATAA
- the LOC123054659 gene encoding uncharacterized protein isoform X1, which yields MTSEGNKAAAPNEPLPIEPLTSSGAKRKRGRPRKYEYSTYEQPHMAQPIQSIPPLRSALYNPNIRHDGVHINHTLGGTLDTKMHTVYVLPAQQTQGDRPSRPVESGSTIKFRENQVSSSSSAHVQGNLGKDVIIGKHFVGKMTKQCPGFSLITVRVKDNQVLRGWIPDETNLRPITPKDDLAPDLPMLQPSKLQKKASAIHRQAAPPLPVHLENVTIAKPLQMRRPVETSTAKHIIPPAPRPYVGSGVVAAAPVSVISGNVSKPLPKQDTGSLSQEASATVVPVTVKPAQPVLVSCRHVDQDVHVEGKSVPEFNSDSESSSGSKESSGQTPRDFPAAMGETEITSGSKEHSNTANSDQHICKEPSDNPEQSDEPKTETSILKGVDGSMTEASGTTPAAEASSATPNPLDDVQSAVKEDELKVDSKESRLTMTT from the exons ATGACATCAGAAGGGAATAAAGCTGCTGCGCCTAATGAACCGCTGCCCATTGAGCCACTCACAAGCTCTGGTGCAAAGCGTAAGCGTGGTCGTCCAAGGAAGTACGAGTATTCTACATATGAACAGCCACACATGGCACAGCCCATTCAGAGCATTCCACCTCTTCGCAGTGCGCTGTATAACCCAAATATCCGACATGATGGGGTGCATATTAACCATACATTAGGTGGTACTCTTGACACTAAAATGCACACAGTTTATGTGCTGCCTGCACAGCAGACTCAAGGTGATAGGCCCAGTCGACCTGTAGAGTCTGGTAGTACAATCAAGTTTCGTGAAAATCAAGTCTCCAGCAGTAGTAGTGCTCATGTGCAAGGTAATTTAGGCAAGGATGTTATCATTGGCAAGCATTTTGTTGGAAAGATGACCAAGCAATGTCCTGGGTTTTCTCTTATTACGGTGAGAGTGAAGGACAATCAGGTGCTCAGAGGTTGGATCCCAGATGAAACTAACCTACGCCCAATAACACCGAAGGATGATCTTGCCCCTGACCTCCCCATGCTCCAACCAAGTAAACTTCAAAAGAAAGCATCTGCAATCCACAGACAAGCTGCTCCTCCCTTACCAGTCCACTTAGAGAACGTTACAATTGCAAAGCCTCTTCAGATGAGGAGGCCTGTGGAGACATCTACTGCTAAGCACATCATCCCTCCTGCTCCAAGACCTTACGTTGGTTCTGGGGTTGTTGCAGCAGCACCTGTTTCGGTTATATCTGGGAATGTATCAAAGCCTTTGCCCAAGCAAGACACTGGATCTTTGAGCCAAGAAGCATCAGCTACTGTGGTGCCAGTCACAGTTAAACCTGCTCAGCCTGTATTAGTATCATGCAGACACGTGGATCAAGATGTGCATGTTGAAGGAAAATCTGTCCCTGAGTTTAACAGTGATTCTGAATCTTCAAGTGGAAGCAAGGAGTCATCAG GCCAAACTCCGCGTGATTTTCCAGCTGCCATGGGTGAGACTGAGATAACATCAG GCtccaaagaacactcaaatactGCTAATAGCGACCAACATATTTGTAAGGAACCATCAG ATAACCCAGAACAGTCTGATGAACCAAAGACAGAGACTAGCATCCTGAAAGGAGTTGATGGCTCAATGACAGAAGCCTCAG GAACTACACCAGCGGCAGAGGCCTCAAGTGCAACCCCTAATCCCCTAG ATGATGTTCAATCTGCTGTTAAGGAAGACGAACTGAAGGTTGACAGCAAAGAAAGCAGGCTGACAATGACGACATAA
- the LOC123050121 gene encoding BTB/POZ and MATH domain-containing protein 2-like: MLEKKSQVDVVSPLVGKCVFTRRKLSNWGYPEFVKKAKLDSLSELGDGCFTILCVFTVIIDESPAMELPRDLEGMRRDGRETDVTFRVDGQEFRAHRPLLAARSAVFEAQLFGPMADKDMQCVKVVDMEPAIFDMILHYIYTDWSPICDDEEGYSTAVMQHLLVASDRYGLGRLKSMCEEELCKRINAETIATTSALADQHHCELLKDACEKFESSQFTKVLSVTTATD, encoded by the coding sequence ATGCTGGAGAAAAAGAGCCAGGTAGACGTGGTCAGCCCCCTTGTGGGGAAGTGCGTCTTCACTCGGAGGAAACTCTCCAACTGGGGCTATCCCGAATTCGTGAAGAAGGCCAAGCTAGACTCCCTGTCGGAACTCGGGGACGGCTGCTTCACGATACTCTGTGTCTTCACCGTCATCATCGACGAGTCACCGGCGATGGAACTGCCCCGCGACCTGGAGGGCATGCGCAGGGACGGGAGAGAAACGGACGTCACGTTCCGTGTGGACGGCCAGGAGTTTCGCGCGCACAGGCCCCTCTTGGCCGCGCGATCGGCCGTCTTCGAGGCGCAGCTATTTGGCCCCATGGCGGACAAGGATATGCAGTGCGTCAAGGTCGTCGACATGGAGCCTGCCATCTTTGACATGATACTTCACTACATCTACACGGATTGGAGTCCTATATGTGATGATGAAGAAGGCTACAGTACGGCAGTGATGCAACATTTACTGGTTGCGTCGGATAGGTACGGGTTGGGCAGGCTGAAGTCGATGTGCGAAGAAGAGTTGTGCAAAAGAATCAACGCGGAGACCATTGCAACCACATCGGCGTTGGCGGATCAGCACCACTGCGAGCTGCTCAAGGATGCATGCGAGAAGTTTGAATCATCCCAATTTACAAAAGTTTTGTCGGTGACCACGGCGACCGACTGA